GACGAGTCCGGCCACCACATAGGGCGTGAAGTTGAAGTCCTTGCCGGCGATGATCTGCGCCGCGTACACCGCGTCCACCGCGCCCGCGATGGACACCAGACCGGTGTCCTTCTGCAGCGAGACCAGATCGTTCAGCAGCGGCGGCACCACCCGCCGCACCGCCTGCGGCAGCACCACGAAGCGCAGTGCCTGTCCGCCGGAGAGCCCCAGCGACCGGGCCGCGGCCCGCTGTGAGGGGTGCACCGATTCGATGCCGGCCCGGAAGACCTCGGCGACATAGGCCGAGTACGTCAGCACCAGCGCGGAACCGCCGAGCAGCACCGGATCGGTGGTCACGCCCTGCAGCCGCAGCGCCGGCACCCCGAAGACCACCATCAGCAGGCAGATGATCAGCGGCAGTCCGCGGAAGAAGTCGGTGTACGCGGCGGCCAGGGCGCGCAGCGGGAAGAACACCGGGCCGCGCAGGGTCCGGGCCACCGCCAGCAGCAGCCCGAGCACCAGCACCGCCGCCCCGCACACCAGCAGCAGCCGCAGATTCAGCAGCAGCCCGTCCAGCACCTTCGGCAGCGCCATCCGGGCGTACTCCAGGCTGAAGAAGGTCTCGCGGGTGCGCGGCCAGCCGGGCGAGCGGGTGATGACGAGGAAGAGGACGGCGCCGGTGACCAGGGTGCTCAGCGCGGCGACAGCGGTGGCGCGCCGGGCCCTGGCCCGCTTGAAGCGCTCCCGCTCGATCCGCCGCGGCGAGGGCACATACCCGTCGTCGGCCCCCGTCTGCGCCGTACGGGTCTTCACCACACCTTCTCCGTACGTCACTTGAGCACCGGAACCGAAACGGCGTCGGCCAGCCACTTCTTCTCCAGCGCGGCCAGGGTGCCGTTCTTGCGCAGCGTGTCCACCGCGGCCGTCACACACCCGGTGATCCGGCTCTCCTTGTCCAGGACCAGACCGAACTGCTCCTCGGCGGCGCCGGTGGCGGCGAACTGCCCGACCACCTCGGCGTCCTTCACCTCCGCCGAGGTGATGTAGAAGGCCGTCGGCAGATCGGTGAGGATCGCGTCGACCTGGCCGTTCTTCAGCGCGGACTTGGCGAGGTCGTTCTTCTGGAAGACGGCCGGCGGCTGCGCGGGCCGGACGGTGTCCTGGAGGACGTCCAGGCTGGTGCTGCCGACCTGCGCTCCGAGCTTGACCCGCCGCAGGTCGGCGATGCTCTTGGCGCGCGCGGCCCGGGAGCCCTTGAGCGCGATCACCGCCTGCCGTACGTCGTAGTAGCCGGAGGAGAAGGCGACGGCCCGCTTGCGCGCATCGCTGATGGAGATCTGGTTGATGTCGAAGTCGAACTTCTTCTCGCCGGGCGCGAAGGCGTTGTTGAACGGCACGGTCTGCCAGTGCACCGCGCCCTTGTCATAGCCCAGTTGCCGGGCGACGGCGTACGCGACCGCGGACTCGAAGCCCTTGCCGTTGGCCGGGGCGTCGTCGTGGAACCACGGCGCGTAGGCGGGCTTGTCGGTGCCGACCGTGAGCTTGCCGTCGGCCACGGTGGCCAGTTGGCCGCGGTCGCAGCTCTGCTTGCCCGGCCCGGCGGCCCCCGGGCCACCGGGGGACGTGTCCTGCGGGGCACAGCCGACGGCCGCGACGAACAGCGCGACGGTGGCGCAAGCGGCAAGGCGGAGGGGGCGGTTGGCGAGGCGCATGGCGGGAGAGTGGCAGTGCGCGAGGTGATCTGTCGAGATCGCCGGGGGAAACGTCCGCATGCTGGAAGCACATTGCACGGCTGTGAACTGCG
This genomic stretch from Streptomyces nigrescens harbors:
- a CDS encoding ABC transporter substrate-binding protein, translated to MRLANRPLRLAACATVALFVAAVGCAPQDTSPGGPGAAGPGKQSCDRGQLATVADGKLTVGTDKPAYAPWFHDDAPANGKGFESAVAYAVARQLGYDKGAVHWQTVPFNNAFAPGEKKFDFDINQISISDARKRAVAFSSGYYDVRQAVIALKGSRAARAKSIADLRRVKLGAQVGSTSLDVLQDTVRPAQPPAVFQKNDLAKSALKNGQVDAILTDLPTAFYITSAEVKDAEVVGQFAATGAAEEQFGLVLDKESRITGCVTAAVDTLRKNGTLAALEKKWLADAVSVPVLK
- a CDS encoding amino acid ABC transporter permease, with product MTYGEGVVKTRTAQTGADDGYVPSPRRIERERFKRARARRATAVAALSTLVTGAVLFLVITRSPGWPRTRETFFSLEYARMALPKVLDGLLLNLRLLLVCGAAVLVLGLLLAVARTLRGPVFFPLRALAAAYTDFFRGLPLIICLLMVVFGVPALRLQGVTTDPVLLGGSALVLTYSAYVAEVFRAGIESVHPSQRAAARSLGLSGGQALRFVVLPQAVRRVVPPLLNDLVSLQKDTGLVSIAGAVDAVYAAQIIAGKDFNFTPYVVAGLVFVALTIPMTRCTDWITARMDRRRAQGGLV